Proteins found in one Geomonas subterranea genomic segment:
- a CDS encoding response regulator, translating to MSYVHHTILVVDNDTDQAHFTKLALQRVGVITPVQSARDGEEAIGYLSGRGSYQDRDCYPMPVLMLLDLKLPHISGVGLLSWLREQPSLRRLPVVVLTTPVPAADLNRAYELGCNSFLVKPNSFNALLVMMQNLVQYWLGLNIAPELAAQPPAQEQSGSTI from the coding sequence ATGAGCTACGTGCACCATACCATCCTCGTGGTTGACAACGACACGGACCAGGCCCACTTCACCAAGCTCGCCCTGCAGCGCGTCGGCGTGATAACGCCGGTGCAGAGCGCGAGGGACGGCGAGGAGGCGATCGGCTACCTGAGCGGCAGGGGGAGCTACCAGGACCGGGACTGCTACCCGATGCCGGTCCTCATGCTGCTCGATCTGAAGCTGCCGCACATCTCAGGCGTGGGACTTTTGTCGTGGCTGCGGGAACAGCCGTCCTTGAGGCGCCTTCCGGTGGTCGTACTGACGACCCCGGTCCCGGCTGCGGACTTGAACCGGGCCTACGAGCTTGGCTGCAACTCCTTTCTGGTCAAGCCCAACTCCTTCAACGCGCTTCTCGTGATGATGCAGAACCTGGTGCAGTACTGGCTCGGGCTCAATATCGCTCCCGAACTCGCGGCCCAGCCGCCGGCCCAGGAGCAAAGCGGCAGCACCATTTAA
- a CDS encoding sensor histidine kinase encodes MDMKQAEQLYRLMFTNMREALAILHLDVRYPDAHPLVIEMNPAAVKLCRCKSFNFDNCLVTDCFPGWFEADRFRDSCHRLSAFGGSLELGEVSRDHSFYRIRIFALTDNHIGMVISDCTRYREEEAEIAGLTSRLEKDAAAMDRRVAERTAQLEEINEELDSFAFSVSHDLRAPIRAMQAFAEILLDDELQTATERNAYLLRIKTAAHGMDRLIQDLLAYSRVSRQEITLEPVSLDQVVRAAAQQLEFAAGGKAYRLEIASDLPTVIGHPTVLVQVVLNLMTNGIKFVPNGVVPLLQIWTDEAHEYCRLYVQDNGIGIPPQHQERIFKIFERLHSMESYPGTGVGLAIVRRAVQRLGGRIGLESKEGEGSRFWIELRRAE; translated from the coding sequence ATGGACATGAAACAGGCCGAGCAGCTCTACCGTTTGATGTTCACCAACATGAGGGAGGCACTCGCCATCCTGCACCTTGACGTGCGTTACCCTGACGCTCACCCGCTGGTCATCGAGATGAACCCGGCGGCGGTGAAACTCTGCCGATGCAAATCCTTCAACTTCGACAACTGTCTCGTGACGGATTGCTTTCCCGGCTGGTTCGAAGCGGACCGGTTCAGGGACAGCTGCCACAGGCTTTCCGCTTTCGGGGGATCGCTGGAACTGGGTGAGGTCTCCAGGGATCACTCCTTTTACCGGATCCGCATCTTCGCCCTTACCGACAACCACATAGGCATGGTGATCAGCGACTGCACCCGGTATCGCGAGGAGGAGGCGGAAATCGCAGGTCTGACGTCGAGACTGGAAAAGGACGCCGCCGCGATGGACCGGCGTGTCGCCGAGCGTACCGCGCAACTGGAGGAGATCAACGAGGAACTTGATTCCTTCGCCTTCTCGGTCTCCCACGACCTCCGGGCCCCCATCCGCGCCATGCAGGCCTTCGCCGAGATACTGCTGGACGATGAACTGCAGACAGCTACGGAGCGCAACGCCTACCTTCTCCGCATCAAGACCGCCGCCCACGGGATGGACCGGCTCATCCAGGACCTGCTCGCCTACAGCCGGGTAAGCAGGCAGGAGATCACCCTTGAGCCGGTAAGCCTGGACCAGGTCGTTCGCGCCGCGGCCCAGCAACTGGAATTTGCAGCCGGTGGCAAGGCCTACCGCCTGGAGATCGCCAGCGACCTCCCGACCGTCATAGGCCATCCCACGGTGCTGGTCCAGGTGGTGCTCAACCTGATGACCAACGGCATCAAGTTCGTCCCCAACGGGGTGGTGCCCCTGCTGCAGATCTGGACCGACGAGGCCCATGAGTACTGCCGCCTCTACGTGCAGGACAACGGCATCGGCATACCGCCGCAGCACCAGGAGAGGATCTTCAAGATTTTCGAGCGTCTGCACAGCATGGAAAGCTATCCCGGCACCGGGGTGGGGCTCGCCATCGTGCGGAGAGCGGTGCAGCGCCTGGGCGGGCGGATCGGATTGGAATCGAAAGAAGGGGAGGGGAGCCGGTTCTGGATCGAACTCAGAAGGGCTGAATAG
- a CDS encoding DNA-3-methyladenine glycosylase: protein MNAVPRSFYDRDTVDVAHDLLGAFLVHDVAGEVRVGKIVEVEAYLGVTDLAAHSSRGLTPRTSVLFGPPGFAYVYLIYGIHFCLNVVTEREGNACAVLLRALEPVRNIGTRASGPGLLCRAMGIDLRHNRHDLESNDLFIAPRDEAQPRRIVARPRIGVAYSGVWATKPLRFYLEGNPYVSRK from the coding sequence CTGAACGCGGTGCCGCGCTCCTTCTACGACCGCGACACCGTTGATGTAGCACATGACCTCCTGGGAGCGTTCCTGGTCCACGACGTGGCCGGAGAGGTGAGGGTGGGGAAAATCGTCGAGGTCGAAGCATACCTCGGCGTGACCGATCTCGCGGCGCACTCTTCAAGGGGGCTCACGCCGCGCACCAGCGTCCTCTTCGGCCCACCCGGCTTCGCCTACGTTTACCTCATCTACGGAATCCATTTCTGCCTGAACGTCGTGACCGAGCGGGAAGGAAATGCCTGCGCGGTCCTGCTGCGGGCCCTGGAGCCGGTGCGCAACATCGGGACCCGGGCCTCCGGTCCGGGCCTGCTCTGCCGTGCCATGGGGATCGACCTGCGGCACAACCGGCACGACTTGGAAAGCAATGACCTCTTCATTGCCCCCCGCGACGAAGCACAACCGCGCCGGATCGTGGCCAGGCCGCGCATCGGCGTCGCCTACTCGGGCGTCTGGGCCACGAAGCCGCTCCGGTTTTACCTGGAGGGGAATCCATACGTCTCCAGGAAGTGA
- a CDS encoding DUF4136 domain-containing protein, with translation MRNLIRITVVFCLTALLCSCASVSVVDTWRNPTLPASRLHKVLVVSFAAKAASRAVYENMLVSELNKHGVEAVASYSVLSQATLPDWHALDRAVRSVGAQGILAVQTIKLEKQATVQPGAVGTPYPGYWYPPAFPDWDFPGYYRSMALYGPSYVTTYDVATMQVNLFDLGSDRLLWAGTMQTMEPENVTKVGKDLAYKVVKSLKKEGLI, from the coding sequence ATGCGCAACCTGATCAGGATCACCGTTGTCTTTTGCTTGACCGCACTGCTTTGCTCCTGCGCTTCGGTCTCTGTGGTGGATACCTGGCGCAACCCGACGCTACCCGCCAGCCGGCTGCACAAGGTCCTCGTGGTGAGTTTCGCCGCCAAGGCCGCCAGCCGGGCCGTGTACGAGAACATGCTGGTCAGCGAGTTGAACAAACACGGCGTCGAGGCGGTGGCGAGCTACTCGGTCCTGTCGCAGGCGACGCTGCCTGACTGGCACGCGCTGGATCGCGCGGTGCGCTCTGTCGGGGCGCAGGGGATTCTCGCCGTGCAGACCATCAAGCTGGAAAAACAGGCCACGGTTCAACCCGGCGCGGTCGGAACGCCGTATCCCGGCTACTGGTACCCGCCCGCCTTCCCTGACTGGGACTTCCCCGGTTACTACCGCTCCATGGCCCTTTACGGCCCGAGCTACGTGACCACCTACGACGTCGCCACCATGCAGGTGAACCTGTTCGACCTCGGCTCCGACAGGCTGCTCTGGGCCGGGACCATGCAGACGATGGAACCGGAAAACGTGACCAAGGTGGGCAAGGACCTGGCGTACAAGGTGGTCAAGTCCCTCAAGAAAGAAGGGCTGATCTAG